The following is a genomic window from Bacillus sp. V2I10.
CTGCCGTTTGGTTCAGCCCCTACCATCGTACCTGTAACATGTGTTCCGTGACCTTGATCATCATATGGAGCTGATTGAGCAGCAGTAGCATCAAACCAGTTGAATTGATGATCAGGTGATTCAGGAGCTGCAGGGTTATAACCCCGGTAGTTATCCTTTAAAGCCGGATGATCCCACTGAACACCCGTATCAATGGAAGCAACAACTGTCCCGCTCCCGTCGATTCCCATTTCCCAGGCAGCAGGTGCGCCAATTTGATCGATATTCCATTCTGTGCTTGCTTGCGCCGCTTTAGATTCCGCTGACTTTTGGACAGCCTTTTCTTTTTTGGCGGACTCTGCGTTTAATTGCCTCATTTCATTTGGAAGCACTTTCTCTACCTCAGGAAATGATGCAACCTGCTCCATCACTTCCTCCGTAGCAGTTACAGCCATGCCATTTACGATGTAAAAGGATTGAATACCTTTCGCATTGCCCGCATTCACTTCTTTTGTTAAGTATGTTTTAAGATTTTGCTGTGTTTCAATCGCTTTTGCTCTTAGCGAAGAGACAACAGCAGAACGTTTTTCAAATTTTGCTTGGGCTTTTGAGTCTTTATCTTTAGCTGCTTCTTTCATTGCATCTTTAGCCACTTTACCCGTATCAACTTGATCTTTTAACTTTATGAGAAACGTTACTTTTTCATCTTTTTCGAATGCCTGAGTCAATTTTTTGGAGACTTTCCCGGCCTGTATGTTTTTCTGGTCTTTTACAGAGGTGCTGACGCCAGATTTTGAGCTTGCTGTTGAAACACTCGGAGCAAGCATGGTAAGAAGCAGGATAAAAATTGACAAAATACTAAGCAATTTAACATGTTTCTTCTGCATTCCTAAAATTCCCCCTTTAAATTTAAAATGATTGAAACATATCCCCCTTCCCCTGATCTCTTTGTCAGTTCTGGGCTGTTAACATTAATTTAATGAAAGTATTTTGATTATTTTGTCATTATATGTAAGATTTTTCTTAATTTTCCAAAAACGAGGATATAGTAGGAGCATCCTCTTTTCCTTCGTAGTCCAAATGATCTTCCGCCAAAAACTTTGGATCTTGCAAAAATGAGATTTTATATAGGTTCAATAAGGATGTTTATAGCATTTTTTATGGGGGTAAATCTATCTATTTGAAAAGGAGGTTCTTAGGTTGAGAGAAAAATGATTCGTATTTCCTTTTTTATCCATATTAAGATATACAGTAAGCGAGAGAGAGAGTCTTAAGCCACAATCAGAGGCGATAATGAAGAAGTCATTTCATTCAAAAGTATCGTAAATCGGACAACATAGTTCAATTGTCAGCCAGAGTTTAAGACTATAATGAATTGTCCAGAAAGTGATGGCTGCTGTTGTAAGAGAATTTCAGGCAAAAAAAACCTGGCCAAAGGGGCCAGGTTTTCCGATATTTTATCGGCGTTTATTACGGTTTCTTAAGAATGTTGGAATATCGAGTGTATCTTCACCTTGCTGCATAGAACGGTTTGTCATTTCTTGTGCAGGCTCTTCGCGCTCACGCTTCATTTCTCTTACGTCGCGAGGCTTTGGCATAGGTTTTGGCGATGTATTATTCCCAAAAGGTCTTGATGTGGGTTTGCTGTGGTTGATTTCAACTTCATTGAAACCAGTCGCAATAACCGTCACAACAATTTCATCTTTTAAGTTTTCATTGATAACAGATCCGAAAATCATGTTAACATCTTGATCAGATGCAGTTGCTACAATATCAGCAGCTTCCTGAACTTCGTACAAGCTTAAGTTAGATCCGCCTGTAATGTTCATTAGGACACCTTGAGCACCATCAATTGATGTTTCAAGCAGCGGACTTGAGATTGCTTTCTTAGCAGCTTCTGCAGCTCTGCTTTCTCCAGTTGCAACACCAATACCCATTAATGAAGAACCTTTATTAGACATAATTGTTTTAACATCCGCAAAGTCAAGGTTGATGAGTCCAGGTACAGCGATCAAGTCAGAAATACCTTGTACACCCTGGCGTAAAACGTTGTCCGCTTCACGGAAAGCTTCTAGCATAGGAGTATTTTTATCTACGATTTCAAGAAGACGGTCATTAGGAATCACGATTAATGTGTCAACTGATTCCTTCATTGAAGAAATTCCGCCTGCTGCCTGCATTGCACGCTTGCGTCCTTCAAACGTAAACGGACGAGTGACAACACCTACAGTTAAAGCCCCTAAGTCTTTAGCGATCTGGGCAATAACTGGAGCTGCTCCAGTTCCTGTTCCTCCGCCCATTCCAGCTGTAACGAAAACCATATCTGCGCCTCTTAAAGCTTCTTCAATCTGCTCCTTGCTTTCTTCAGCCGCCTTTTTTCCCACTTCAGGATTAGCACCTGCGCCAAGGCCTCTTGTCAGCTTAGAACCAATCTGCATTCTTGTTTCTGCTTTAGATAGGTTCAGTGCCTGTGCATCCGTGTTCACCGCAATAAAATCTACTCCTTGAACACCGTGTTCTATCATACGGTTAACAGCGTTGTTTCCTCCGCCGCCAACCCCAATAACTTTAATTGTTGCCATTCCATCAATATTGCTTTCAAACTCCAACATACAAAATCCTCCTAATCCATCGAATGACTTCCTCTTGATGCAGGTTATTCAAAGAAGTAACCAAAGAATTTTTTTACTTTGCTTTCTTTTTTCTCTTCTTTTTCTTTTGGTTTTGAACGCTGCTGCTGCTGATGCTGAGGTTCTCTTTGAGACGTTTTCTCAATCTTATCAGGAACAACATTCGAACTGATGCTTCTGCCTTGAATCTTCGCATTTTTATAAGCAAATTGGATCAAGCCTACACCTGTCATATATTTAGGTTCTCTTACACCAATATAATCTGGGCTTGCAATGCGAACGTTATTTTGCAGAACAGCCTGGGAAATCTCAAGAACTCCTGGCATACTGACCGTTCCACCAGTCAGAACAAATCCGCCAGGCAAGTCTCTTACACCCAGTCTCTTAATCTCGTGTAAAACGAGTTCAAACATTTCTTCAAGTCTAGCTTCTATAATATCAGATATTTCAAGCTGATTGAATTGCTGTTTTTGGTCTGTGCCAATAATCGCAGCTTCAAACACTTCTTCTTCAGAAGCATAATCATAAAAAGCATGTCCATGTTTCACTTTAATGCGCTCAGCCTCGTCAGTTGTTGTGCGAAGTCCGATTGAAAGGTCTTTCGTTATGTTCTCGCCGCCAATTGGAAGGACGCTTGTCGTTTGCAGATGACCTTGATCAAAGACAGCAATCGTCGTGGATCCCCCTCCAATATCAACCAATGCTACACCGAGATTTTTTTCATCTTTTGATAATGCAACGG
Proteins encoded in this region:
- the ftsZ gene encoding cell division protein FtsZ → MLEFESNIDGMATIKVIGVGGGGNNAVNRMIEHGVQGVDFIAVNTDAQALNLSKAETRMQIGSKLTRGLGAGANPEVGKKAAEESKEQIEEALRGADMVFVTAGMGGGTGTGAAPVIAQIAKDLGALTVGVVTRPFTFEGRKRAMQAAGGISSMKESVDTLIVIPNDRLLEIVDKNTPMLEAFREADNVLRQGVQGISDLIAVPGLINLDFADVKTIMSNKGSSLMGIGVATGESRAAEAAKKAISSPLLETSIDGAQGVLMNITGGSNLSLYEVQEAADIVATASDQDVNMIFGSVINENLKDEIVVTVIATGFNEVEINHSKPTSRPFGNNTSPKPMPKPRDVREMKREREEPAQEMTNRSMQQGEDTLDIPTFLRNRNKRR
- the ftsA gene encoding cell division protein FtsA, whose product is MNNNEIFVSLDIGTSSVKVIIGEMADDNLNIIGVGNVKSEGLRKGSIVDIDETVHSIKKAVEQAERMVGIPLKRVVVGVTGNHVQLQDCHGVVAVSSDNREIANEDIRRVIEAAQVMSIPPEREIIDVIPQQFIVDGLDEISDPRGMIGVRLEMEGTIITGSRTILHNLLRCVEKAGLEITDICLQPLASGAVALSKDEKNLGVALVDIGGGSTTIAVFDQGHLQTTSVLPIGGENITKDLSIGLRTTTDEAERIKVKHGHAFYDYASEEEVFEAAIIGTDQKQQFNQLEISDIIEARLEEMFELVLHEIKRLGVRDLPGGFVLTGGTVSMPGVLEISQAVLQNNVRIASPDYIGVREPKYMTGVGLIQFAYKNAKIQGRSISSNVVPDKIEKTSQREPQHQQQQRSKPKEKEEKKESKVKKFFGYFFE